The Streptomyces sp. NBC_01197 genome window below encodes:
- a CDS encoding copper resistance CopC/CopD family protein, translated as MTATTAPPRSGLPLTRLLLVAAAVLGALFAAAAPAAAHAALLGSNPKAGTVVAKAPADVALTFSEQVAMDNKSIRVLDPKGKRSDTARLRNLSKGSTVTYGVDLRPGLPKGTYTVAWQAISADSHPVSGAFTFSIGAPSRTTVSATGENVGGGLVGVLYGAARYASYAGFIVLVGGAAFVVACWQRGANERPLQRLVVRGWLTLTAATLVLLLLRAPYTGSGHLADVFDLGALKGVLQTKPGAALVSRLLLLGASALFVAVLFGAYARRTASAEPEAAKERKDLTFGLGLGGTVVAAGIAATWALTEHASVGLQPGVAMPVDIVHLLAVAVWLGGLAALLVALFRTPSIERAAVQRFSRIAFTAVCTLAATGLYQSWRQVGSWSALFGTGYGQLLMVKVGLVAVVVCIASFSRRWTARLSETAVGEAVAGEAAAGEAAVAESGAVTGLAAQEQVKEQLTVPADPQRAAQLARQQAARTVVRERRVRDADPHRTGLRKSVLAETVVAVALLAVTTVLTTTEPGRTEEEAGRNTSSSAAATVPSGPVDITLPFDTGGPKGKGTAALELTPGRSGDNQLHLFVNNPAGKPYDVPEVKIALTLKAKKIGPLPVVPDHLFTGHWSADGVQIPMAGKWDIAVTVRTSDIDETTVNKTVEIG; from the coding sequence ATGACGGCGACCACCGCTCCACCGCGCTCGGGTCTTCCGCTCACACGGCTGCTGCTCGTCGCGGCGGCGGTCCTCGGCGCACTGTTCGCCGCGGCCGCCCCCGCCGCCGCGCACGCCGCGCTGCTCGGAAGCAACCCGAAAGCCGGAACGGTGGTCGCCAAGGCTCCGGCGGACGTCGCGCTCACCTTCTCCGAACAGGTCGCCATGGACAACAAGTCCATCCGCGTCCTCGACCCGAAGGGCAAGCGTTCCGACACCGCCAGACTCCGCAACCTCTCCAAGGGCAGCACCGTCACCTACGGTGTCGACCTGCGCCCCGGCCTCCCGAAGGGCACGTACACCGTCGCCTGGCAGGCCATCTCCGCCGACAGCCACCCCGTCTCGGGGGCCTTCACGTTCTCCATCGGCGCCCCGTCCAGGACCACGGTGTCCGCCACCGGCGAGAACGTCGGCGGTGGACTCGTCGGCGTCCTCTACGGAGCCGCGCGCTACGCCTCCTACGCCGGATTCATCGTCCTGGTCGGCGGCGCCGCCTTCGTCGTCGCCTGCTGGCAGCGCGGGGCCAACGAGCGGCCGCTGCAACGGCTCGTCGTACGCGGCTGGCTGACGCTGACCGCTGCCACCCTCGTCCTTCTGCTGCTCAGAGCCCCGTACACCGGCTCCGGGCACCTCGCGGACGTCTTCGACCTGGGCGCGCTCAAGGGCGTGCTCCAGACCAAACCCGGCGCCGCGCTCGTCTCCAGACTGCTGCTGCTCGGCGCCTCCGCGCTCTTCGTCGCCGTCCTCTTCGGGGCGTACGCCCGGCGCACGGCCTCCGCGGAGCCGGAGGCGGCGAAGGAGCGGAAGGACCTCACCTTCGGCCTGGGCCTCGGGGGGACGGTCGTCGCCGCCGGGATCGCCGCCACCTGGGCGCTCACCGAGCACGCGTCGGTCGGCCTCCAGCCCGGTGTAGCGATGCCGGTCGACATCGTGCACCTGCTCGCGGTCGCCGTCTGGCTCGGCGGTCTTGCCGCGCTGCTCGTCGCCCTGTTCCGTACTCCGTCCATCGAACGCGCCGCCGTGCAGCGGTTCTCACGTATCGCCTTCACAGCCGTCTGCACCCTGGCGGCGACCGGCCTCTACCAGTCGTGGCGGCAGGTCGGCTCCTGGTCCGCGCTGTTCGGTACGGGGTACGGGCAGCTGCTCATGGTCAAGGTGGGGCTCGTCGCGGTGGTCGTCTGCATCGCGTCCTTCTCGCGGCGCTGGACGGCGCGGCTCTCCGAGACGGCTGTGGGGGAGGCTGTCGCTGGTGAAGCTGCTGCTGGTGAAGCTGCTGTTGCTGAGAGCGGCGCCGTAACCGGCCTTGCAGCGCAGGAGCAGGTAAAGGAACAGCTCACCGTCCCCGCCGATCCACAGCGCGCCGCCCAGCTCGCCCGGCAGCAGGCTGCCAGGACCGTGGTGCGCGAGAGGCGGGTACGTGACGCCGACCCGCACCGCACCGGGCTCCGGAAGTCGGTGCTCGCGGAGACCGTGGTCGCCGTGGCGCTGCTCGCCGTGACGACGGTCCTGACGACCACGGAGCCGGGCCGGACAGAGGAGGAAGCCGGACGGAACACCTCCTCGTCCGCCGCAGCGACGGTGCCTTCGGGGCCGGTGGACATCACCCTCCCGTTCGACACGGGCGGGCCCAAGGGCAAGGGAACGGCTGCCCTCGAACTCACCCCGGGCCGCAGCGGCGACAACCAACTGCACCTCTTCGTGAACAACCCCGCGGGCAAGCCGTACGACGTGCCCGAGGTGAAAATCGCCCTCACCCTTAAGGCGAAGAAGATCGGGCCACTGCCCGTCGTCCCCGACCACCTGTTCACCGGCCACTGGAGTGCGGACGGCGTCCAGATCCCGATGGCCGGCAAGTGGGACATCGCTGTGACCGTGCGGACCTCCGACATCGACGAGACCACCGTGAACAAGACGGTGGAGATCGGCTGA
- a CDS encoding SCO family protein, producing MHSTTRSTYKKSLTAAALAVAAAFSLAACGSDNGGGSGKNPVADVSTQKKTQAATVLDTPFTKPDFVLTDTHGKKFDFRKETKGKPTLIYFGYTHCPDICPLTMGNIAVAKKALPEAEQKKLQVVFVTTDPGRDTPSELGKWLKAQDPSFIGLTGDFKTIQAGARSIGIGISPTKKEKDGTIVSMHGAQVIAFSPRTDKGYLLYGEDTTVKDYTKDLPKIVKGENP from the coding sequence ATGCACAGCACGACGCGCAGCACGTACAAGAAGTCGCTGACGGCCGCCGCCCTCGCGGTGGCGGCCGCCTTCTCCCTCGCGGCCTGCGGCAGCGACAACGGCGGCGGTTCCGGCAAGAACCCGGTCGCCGACGTCTCCACTCAGAAGAAGACGCAGGCAGCGACGGTGCTCGACACCCCGTTCACGAAGCCGGACTTCGTCCTCACGGACACGCACGGCAAGAAGTTCGACTTCCGCAAGGAGACGAAGGGCAAGCCGACGCTGATCTACTTCGGCTACACGCACTGCCCCGACATCTGCCCGCTGACCATGGGCAACATCGCCGTGGCCAAGAAGGCGCTGCCCGAGGCCGAGCAGAAGAAGCTCCAGGTCGTCTTCGTCACCACCGACCCGGGCCGCGACACCCCGTCCGAGCTCGGCAAGTGGCTGAAGGCGCAGGACCCGTCGTTCATCGGGCTCACCGGCGACTTCAAGACGATCCAGGCGGGCGCCCGCTCGATCGGAATCGGTATCTCCCCGACCAAGAAGGAGAAGGACGGCACGATCGTCTCGATGCACGGGGCGCAGGTCATCGCCTTCTCGCCGAGGACGGACAAGGGCTACCTCCTGTACGGCGAGGACACCACCGTCAAGGACTACACGAAGGACCTCCCGAAGATCGTCAAGGGCGAGAATCCGTGA
- a CDS encoding PP2C family protein-serine/threonine phosphatase — protein sequence MLDISSLLRVHVDPLIATQNGMRVCDAIERNTPVRKPAAMSAPHLPKVAGIDSTVPAPAHTAAPLPAPVPAAAPGALIQDRLAGWVFDLTTLHELTERLAATSALDDALQEFLRAGASLVGAGRGLVVLEPANTSAPGGTAYGPCPARTVGLGLTHAELGHIETVPRSVTAYGRMLEGSRTGTPPGARAGAENSMQANAGSSTGNSPGNRTGSSGRSGADTAPADGIATPDILGDKRLDPRHREVATRVGYAASYAVPLSAATAGPLGAAVWLYDEPAEPAERHRRLIGLYTRYASEHLARLVELTRARARVTTLTDELLPRRLPRVPGVQLAARHRTGPRGGGDWYDALPLADGALGLTVGSVTGSGPGATAAMGRLRAGLRAYAVMEGEDPVAVLSDLELLLRLTEPARSATALFAYCEPAQRKIVLAGAGHTPPLIIGDRRTEFVETSLSAPLGMLSCWEAPSVEFSLAPGETVLLCTDGLLRRTGDSTDRAFARLHSAAANLSRPLRDDPAAIADHVLRTLLPEGLDQQECTDDVVILVARFD from the coding sequence ATGCTGGACATCTCCTCGCTTCTGCGTGTACATGTGGATCCATTGATAGCTACGCAGAATGGCATGAGGGTTTGCGATGCTATCGAGCGAAACACACCAGTCAGAAAGCCGGCTGCCATGAGCGCACCTCACCTGCCGAAAGTGGCTGGAATCGACTCCACAGTTCCGGCCCCCGCGCACACTGCCGCTCCACTCCCCGCCCCCGTACCTGCAGCCGCCCCCGGCGCCCTCATCCAGGACCGGCTGGCCGGCTGGGTCTTCGACCTCACCACGCTGCACGAACTCACCGAACGGCTGGCCGCCACCAGCGCCCTGGACGACGCGCTCCAGGAGTTCCTGCGGGCGGGCGCCTCCCTGGTGGGCGCCGGCCGCGGTCTGGTCGTACTGGAACCCGCGAACACCTCGGCGCCGGGCGGAACCGCGTACGGCCCCTGCCCCGCGCGCACCGTCGGGCTCGGGCTCACCCACGCCGAACTCGGCCACATCGAAACGGTTCCGCGCAGCGTCACCGCGTACGGACGCATGCTCGAAGGCAGCCGTACGGGCACGCCTCCCGGCGCGCGCGCCGGCGCGGAGAACAGCATGCAGGCCAACGCGGGGAGCAGCACAGGAAACAGCCCGGGGAACCGCACAGGAAGCAGCGGGCGGAGCGGCGCCGACACCGCCCCCGCCGACGGCATCGCCACCCCCGACATCCTCGGCGACAAGCGGCTCGACCCACGCCACCGCGAGGTCGCCACCCGCGTCGGCTACGCGGCCAGCTACGCCGTTCCGCTCTCCGCCGCGACAGCCGGGCCCCTCGGCGCCGCCGTCTGGCTCTACGACGAACCCGCCGAACCCGCGGAGCGCCACCGCCGTCTCATCGGCCTCTACACGCGGTACGCGAGCGAACACCTGGCCCGGCTTGTCGAACTGACCCGCGCCCGCGCCCGGGTGACCACCCTCACCGACGAACTGCTGCCCCGCCGACTGCCCCGGGTGCCCGGAGTGCAGCTCGCCGCCCGCCACCGCACCGGACCGCGCGGCGGCGGCGACTGGTACGACGCGCTGCCGCTGGCCGACGGCGCACTCGGCCTCACCGTCGGATCGGTCACCGGCTCGGGCCCCGGCGCCACCGCCGCGATGGGACGGCTGCGGGCCGGGCTGCGGGCGTACGCCGTCATGGAGGGTGAGGACCCGGTCGCGGTCCTCTCCGACCTCGAACTGCTGCTGCGGCTCACCGAGCCCGCCCGCTCGGCGACCGCCCTCTTCGCCTACTGCGAACCCGCACAGCGCAAGATCGTGCTGGCCGGCGCAGGCCACACCCCGCCGCTGATCATCGGTGACCGGCGCACCGAGTTCGTCGAGACCTCGCTGTCGGCGCCGCTGGGGATGCTCTCCTGCTGGGAAGCGCCGAGCGTGGAGTTCTCACTCGCACCAGGAGAGACGGTTCTGCTCTGCACCGACGGGCTGCTGCGCCGCACCGGGGACTCAACGGACCGTGCGTTCGCCCGGCTCCACTCGGCGGCTGCGAACCTGTCCCGACCGCTGCGCGACGACCCCGCGGCGATCGCCGATCACGTCCTGCGGACTCTGCTGCCCGAAGGCCTCGACCAGCAGGAATGCACCGACGACGTGGTGATTCTGGTGGCCCGTTTCGACTGA
- a CDS encoding glycerophosphodiester phosphodiesterase: MTHVRQHSIQVVAHRGASEDAPEHTLAAYTRAIEDGADALECDVRLTADGHLVCVHDRRVNRTSDGRGAVSALELSDLAALDFGSWRNWKDPDEAPDWDRESTSVLTLDRLLELVHDSGRRVELAIETKHPTRWAGQVEEKLLASLARFGLDSPSPGDSSPVRIMSFSARSLHRVAAAAPAIPTVYLLQFLSPRLRDGRLPAGAGIAGPGMRIVRNHPGYVERLHRTGHQVHVWTVDEPEDVALCAELGVDAIITNRPKQVLSQLGRL, translated from the coding sequence GTGACCCACGTACGACAGCACAGCATCCAGGTCGTCGCTCACCGAGGGGCGTCCGAGGACGCACCCGAGCACACCCTCGCCGCGTACACGCGCGCCATCGAGGACGGCGCCGACGCTCTCGAATGCGACGTGCGGCTCACCGCCGACGGCCATCTCGTCTGTGTGCACGACCGCCGGGTGAACCGCACGTCGGACGGCCGCGGCGCGGTCTCCGCTCTGGAGCTGTCCGATCTCGCCGCCCTCGACTTCGGATCCTGGCGGAACTGGAAGGACCCTGACGAGGCCCCGGACTGGGACCGGGAGAGTACGTCCGTACTCACCCTGGACCGGCTGCTGGAGCTGGTCCACGACTCGGGCCGCCGGGTGGAGCTGGCCATCGAGACCAAGCACCCCACCCGGTGGGCCGGTCAGGTGGAGGAGAAACTGCTCGCGTCGCTGGCCCGTTTCGGCCTGGACTCGCCCTCGCCGGGCGACTCGTCGCCCGTACGGATCATGAGCTTCTCGGCCCGTTCGCTGCACCGGGTCGCCGCCGCAGCGCCCGCCATTCCCACCGTCTATCTGCTGCAGTTCCTCTCACCGCGTCTGCGCGACGGCCGGCTGCCCGCCGGTGCCGGGATCGCTGGTCCCGGTATGCGGATCGTGCGCAACCACCCCGGCTACGTCGAACGGTTGCACCGGACCGGGCACCAGGTGCATGTGTGGACCGTGGACGAGCCCGAGGACGTCGCGCTCTGCGCCGAGCTGGGCGTGGACGCGATCATCACCAACCGCCCGAAGCAGGTCCTGTCCCAACTGGGTCGTCTTTAG
- a CDS encoding copper chaperone PCu(A)C has product MSRGARATAVCAIAAAAALALAGCSSSGSGSGTGSGSGSGSGSAGNRAGGKPELKVTESFMPEPVGGSGMAAGFVTVTNSSATADRLTSVTSGLSDDITMHTTKNQQMLAVKSLPVPAHGELDLERGGNHLMFMHLKKQPKLGQKVAVELHFAKGGVLKAELPVKQPTYNPQHS; this is encoded by the coding sequence GTGAGCCGGGGTGCCCGGGCGACCGCCGTCTGCGCCATAGCCGCAGCGGCGGCTCTGGCGCTGGCCGGCTGTTCCTCGTCCGGATCGGGGTCGGGAACGGGTTCCGGGTCGGGGTCGGGTTCCGGCTCGGCCGGCAACCGGGCCGGCGGGAAGCCCGAGCTGAAGGTCACCGAGTCCTTCATGCCCGAGCCGGTCGGCGGCAGCGGGATGGCCGCGGGGTTCGTGACCGTGACCAACAGCAGTGCTACCGCGGACCGGCTCACCTCCGTCACCAGCGGACTCTCCGACGACATCACCATGCACACCACCAAGAACCAGCAGATGCTCGCCGTGAAGTCGCTCCCGGTCCCCGCCCACGGCGAACTGGATCTGGAACGCGGCGGAAACCACCTCATGTTCATGCACCTCAAGAAGCAGCCCAAGCTCGGCCAGAAGGTGGCCGTGGAGCTGCACTTCGCGAAGGGCGGCGTACTCAAGGCCGAACTTCCCGTCAAACAGCCCACCTACAACCCGCAGCACAGTTGA
- a CDS encoding bifunctional DNA primase/polymerase: protein MREILGRRRGLRFRRSGRHAQLDAALTCATGWHWPVVPGVGHTASAGRERSCGCPDPECVVPGAHPFDPGLLTATTDERMVRWWWTSRPDAPVIMATGGRAPCALSLPAVAGARALVALDRMDMRIGPVVATPTRWSLLVAPYTLERLGELLHAKEWVPSSLRFHGEGGYLVLPPSETGRGPVWWERAPSPAARSLPGAGGSGGARGTAAPWLPDVEAVVDALVEASTGAPGGGSKLAY, encoded by the coding sequence ATGCGCGAGATCCTCGGAAGGCGACGCGGACTCCGGTTCCGGCGCAGCGGGAGGCACGCCCAGCTCGATGCGGCGCTGACCTGCGCAACCGGCTGGCACTGGCCCGTCGTTCCCGGCGTGGGGCACACCGCCTCCGCCGGCCGGGAGCGCAGTTGCGGCTGCCCCGACCCCGAGTGCGTCGTACCCGGCGCACACCCCTTCGACCCGGGGCTCCTCACGGCGACCACGGACGAGCGCATGGTGCGCTGGTGGTGGACCAGCCGGCCTGACGCCCCGGTGATCATGGCGACGGGAGGCCGTGCGCCGTGCGCGCTCAGCCTGCCCGCTGTGGCGGGCGCACGCGCCCTGGTGGCGCTCGACCGGATGGACATGCGGATCGGGCCTGTCGTGGCGACGCCCACACGCTGGTCGCTGCTGGTCGCCCCGTACACGCTGGAGCGGCTCGGCGAACTGCTGCACGCCAAGGAGTGGGTGCCCAGCTCGCTGCGGTTCCACGGCGAGGGCGGCTATCTGGTGCTGCCGCCATCCGAGACGGGCAGGGGCCCTGTCTGGTGGGAGCGGGCCCCTTCCCCGGCGGCACGGTCGCTGCCGGGCGCGGGAGGCTCCGGCGGCGCTCGCGGTACGGCGGCGCCCTGGCTGCCGGATGTCGAGGCGGTGGTGGACGCGCTGGTCGAGGCGAGTACCGGCGCCCCCGGCGGCGGCAGCAAACTCGCCTACTGA
- a CDS encoding ATP-binding protein, protein MSIWWSLHLRREAASVPLARRLLLGAMETAGVDPDISFDLSLALSEACANAVEHGGAGGPGATSTGYRVTAFLDGERCRIEVTDSGPGFPVRQKRRAAPQNVLAHPTAPACAESGRGLGLIAELSDHADFRNRPGRGAMVRFDKVLKWREDALLRAS, encoded by the coding sequence ATGAGCATCTGGTGGTCTCTGCATTTGCGGCGTGAAGCCGCGAGCGTTCCGCTCGCCCGCCGTCTTCTGCTCGGTGCCATGGAGACCGCGGGCGTTGACCCCGACATCTCCTTCGATCTGTCACTCGCGCTCAGCGAGGCCTGTGCGAACGCGGTGGAGCACGGCGGAGCCGGAGGACCGGGCGCCACTTCCACGGGGTACCGGGTGACGGCGTTCCTGGACGGTGAGCGGTGCCGGATCGAGGTCACCGACTCCGGTCCGGGCTTTCCCGTACGGCAGAAGCGCCGCGCCGCGCCGCAGAACGTGCTGGCACACCCGACGGCGCCGGCCTGTGCCGAGAGCGGCCGGGGCCTGGGTCTGATCGCGGAACTCTCCGACCACGCCGATTTCCGCAACAGGCCGGGCCGTGGCGCGATGGTGCGCTTCGACAAGGTCCTGAAATGGCGCGAGGACGCGCTGCTCAGAGCCTCCTGA
- a CDS encoding DUF5926 family protein yields the protein MAKKRPQTKAPHGTNGARSAGAAEHVPVVGAREPCPCGSGRRYKACHGRAAAHAVAELVQRPFEGLPGEGDWVALRELVPAATVELTLKGGLPDGVPSVTLATVLPMAWPALRRDDGSVLLGLQNDTPSGDLSRDLADTLQRALAAEPGTPVAGQQAAPDGPRLQDLLDPGAPFAPVVHPGFEFWVPDSENATPEVSASLERANEAVIPTVKLASVDSAYWCETPEKNHLRWVMLHPEEQLLDALARLHAAGTSSLGTGTRLVGSFRAHGLTVPVWDLPSAMNAEECEKPAAEFAERLAGALAAGAPLTPEERRARGGLTNRQVTLS from the coding sequence ATGGCGAAGAAGCGTCCTCAGACGAAGGCCCCTCACGGAACCAACGGGGCCCGCTCCGCAGGCGCCGCTGAGCACGTCCCCGTGGTCGGGGCCCGTGAGCCCTGCCCCTGCGGCTCCGGCCGCCGCTACAAGGCCTGTCACGGCCGGGCCGCCGCACATGCCGTGGCCGAGCTGGTCCAGCGCCCCTTCGAGGGTCTGCCCGGTGAGGGCGACTGGGTCGCGCTGCGCGAACTGGTGCCGGCGGCAACCGTGGAGCTCACCCTCAAGGGCGGGCTGCCCGACGGCGTGCCGTCCGTGACGCTCGCGACGGTGCTGCCGATGGCCTGGCCCGCGCTCCGGCGCGACGACGGCTCCGTCCTGCTCGGCCTGCAGAACGACACCCCGTCCGGCGACCTCAGCCGCGACCTGGCCGACACCCTCCAGCGGGCACTGGCCGCCGAGCCCGGTACGCCGGTCGCCGGTCAGCAGGCCGCCCCCGACGGGCCCCGGCTCCAGGACCTGTTGGACCCGGGCGCCCCCTTCGCCCCGGTGGTGCACCCCGGCTTCGAGTTCTGGGTGCCCGACTCGGAGAACGCCACCCCGGAGGTCTCCGCCTCGCTGGAGCGCGCGAACGAGGCGGTCATTCCCACCGTGAAGCTAGCCTCGGTGGACTCCGCGTACTGGTGCGAGACCCCCGAAAAGAACCATCTGCGCTGGGTGATGCTCCACCCCGAGGAGCAGCTCCTGGACGCCCTGGCCCGGCTGCACGCGGCGGGCACCTCCTCGCTCGGCACCGGCACCCGGCTGGTCGGGTCCTTCCGGGCGCACGGGCTCACGGTGCCGGTCTGGGACCTGCCGAGCGCGATGAACGCCGAGGAATGCGAGAAGCCCGCGGCCGAGTTCGCGGAGCGGCTCGCCGGGGCCCTGGCCGCCGGCGCTCCGCTCACTCCGGAGGAGCGCCGGGCCCGCGGCGGTCTCACCAACCGCCAGGTGACGCTCAGCTGA
- a CDS encoding aminopeptidase P family protein, whose protein sequence is MSEELTPETPETETPESPETPAAETVKPRKNGLYPAVSEELAENMKSGWADTELHGLEPIAQAAHTATRRAALSARFPGERLVVPAGRLKTRSNDTEYAFRAASEYAYLTGDQTQDGVLVLEPAADGGHTATVYLLPRSDRENGEFWLSGQGELWVGRRNSLAEAGQLLGIPAKDVRELPAALTAATGPVRAVRGYDAGIESALTDKVTAERDEELRVYLSEARAVKDDFEIGELQKAVDATVHGFEDVVKILDKAEATSERYIEGTFFLRARVEGNDIGYGSICAAGPHATTLHWVRNDGDVRSGELLLLDAGVETHSLYTADVTRTLPIDGRFNALQRKIYDAVYEAQEAGIAAVKPGAAYRDFHDASQRVLAEKLVEWGLVDGPVERVLELGLQRRWTLHGTGHMLGLDVHDCAAARTEAYVNGTLEPGMCLTVEPGLYFQADDLTVPEEYRGIGVRIEDDILVTADGNRNLSAALPRQADEVEAWMASVKQG, encoded by the coding sequence GTGTCTGAGGAGCTCACACCGGAGACCCCGGAGACCGAGACCCCGGAATCCCCGGAGACCCCGGCGGCGGAGACCGTCAAGCCCCGGAAGAACGGCCTCTACCCGGCCGTGTCCGAAGAGCTCGCCGAGAACATGAAGTCCGGCTGGGCCGACACCGAGCTGCACGGCCTGGAGCCGATCGCCCAGGCAGCACACACCGCCACCCGCCGCGCCGCGCTCTCCGCGCGCTTCCCGGGTGAGCGCCTGGTGGTCCCGGCGGGCCGTCTCAAGACCCGCTCCAACGACACCGAGTACGCCTTCCGTGCCGCGAGCGAGTACGCGTACCTCACCGGTGACCAGACGCAGGACGGCGTCCTGGTCCTCGAACCGGCCGCGGACGGGGGGCACACCGCAACGGTCTACCTGCTGCCCCGCTCCGACCGTGAGAACGGCGAGTTCTGGCTGAGCGGCCAGGGCGAGCTGTGGGTCGGCCGCAGGAACTCGCTCGCCGAGGCCGGGCAGCTGCTCGGAATTCCGGCGAAGGACGTCCGCGAGCTGCCCGCCGCGCTGACCGCGGCCACCGGACCGGTCCGCGCCGTCCGGGGGTACGACGCGGGCATCGAGTCCGCGCTGACCGACAAGGTCACCGCCGAACGCGACGAAGAGCTGCGCGTCTACCTCTCCGAGGCGCGCGCGGTGAAGGACGACTTCGAGATCGGCGAACTGCAGAAGGCCGTCGATGCGACGGTGCACGGCTTCGAGGACGTCGTGAAGATCCTCGACAAGGCCGAGGCCACCTCCGAGCGCTACATCGAGGGCACCTTCTTCCTGCGCGCCCGCGTCGAGGGCAACGACATCGGCTACGGCTCGATCTGCGCCGCCGGTCCGCACGCGACCACCCTCCACTGGGTGCGCAACGACGGCGACGTCCGCTCCGGCGAGCTGCTGCTGCTCGACGCCGGTGTGGAGACGCACTCCCTCTACACGGCCGACGTGACCCGCACGCTCCCCATCGACGGCCGCTTCAACGCGCTGCAGCGCAAGATCTACGACGCGGTGTATGAGGCCCAGGAAGCCGGTATCGCGGCCGTCAAGCCCGGCGCCGCCTACCGCGACTTCCACGACGCGTCCCAGCGCGTACTCGCCGAGAAGCTCGTCGAGTGGGGCCTGGTCGACGGACCCGTGGAGCGGGTGCTCGAACTGGGTCTCCAGCGTCGCTGGACCCTGCACGGCACCGGTCACATGCTCGGGCTCGACGTCCACGACTGCGCGGCCGCGCGCACCGAGGCGTACGTCAACGGCACGCTGGAGCCCGGCATGTGCCTCACGGTCGAGCCCGGTCTGTACTTCCAGGCGGACGACCTGACGGTGCCCGAGGAGTACCGCGGCATCGGGGTCCGGATCGAGGACGACATCCTCGTCACCGCCGACGGCAACCGGAACCTGTCCGCGGCGCTGCCGCGCCAGGCCGACGAGGTCGAGGCGTGGATGGCCTCGGTCAAGCAGGGCTGA
- a CDS encoding YcnI family copper-binding membrane protein has translation MSINPLNVDLLGDTRQGTGRRPGRIRRIAVVGGIAATSVLLLSGTAFAHVTVQPQGDAAKGGYATIAFKVPNERDNASTTKVEVNFPTDHPLASVMPEPVPGWKVDVTTSKLPKPLTIEGKQIDKAVTKVTWTGGKIEPGQFQQFPLSVGQLPTNTDQLTFKALQTYSNKEVVRWIEEQKPGAAEPQNPAPVLKLTPAADTAGATPGSTSGKTSSGDSGTPAKTATASSSDGSDNTARILGVIGIVIGIAGVAFGVLAGRRRTA, from the coding sequence ATGAGCATCAACCCGCTGAACGTCGACCTGCTGGGCGACACCCGTCAGGGCACCGGCCGCCGCCCGGGGCGCATCCGCCGTATCGCTGTCGTCGGTGGCATCGCCGCCACCTCCGTCCTGCTGCTGTCGGGTACCGCGTTCGCGCACGTCACCGTCCAGCCGCAGGGCGACGCGGCCAAGGGCGGCTACGCGACGATCGCGTTCAAGGTTCCCAACGAGCGTGACAACGCGTCGACCACCAAGGTCGAGGTCAACTTCCCGACCGACCACCCGCTCGCCTCGGTGATGCCGGAGCCCGTGCCGGGCTGGAAGGTCGACGTCACCACGTCGAAGCTGCCCAAGCCGCTGACCATCGAGGGGAAGCAGATCGACAAGGCGGTCACCAAGGTCACCTGGACCGGCGGGAAGATCGAGCCCGGACAGTTCCAGCAGTTCCCGCTGTCCGTCGGCCAGCTGCCCACCAACACCGACCAGCTGACCTTCAAGGCTCTGCAGACGTACTCCAACAAGGAGGTCGTGCGCTGGATCGAGGAGCAGAAGCCGGGCGCCGCCGAGCCGCAGAACCCGGCGCCGGTGCTCAAGCTGACCCCGGCCGCCGACACGGCCGGCGCCACCCCGGGCAGCACGTCCGGCAAGACATCATCGGGCGACAGCGGCACGCCCGCCAAGACTGCCACCGCCTCGTCTTCGGACGGCAGTGACAACACCGCCAGGATCCTCGGGGTCATCGGCATCGTCATCGGCATCGCGGGCGTCGCCTTCGGTGTCCTCGCCGGCCGCCGCCGTACCGCCTGA